A part of Liolophura sinensis isolate JHLJ2023 chromosome 1, CUHK_Ljap_v2, whole genome shotgun sequence genomic DNA contains:
- the LOC135461305 gene encoding fibrillin-2-like has translation MFGTAFLTVLTALVVFCSGLDPNGDHVCSRTDRESYLQSTGNGYTIAYRDKITHVCCSGWKTGNNEDCNIDINECFLDLDRCDDNCINTDGSYRCSCSRSGYELDIDGFSCREVTSDNWQLTVGLGIGIPGVGIIIFVCLCLWCCGCCC, from the exons ATGTTTGGAACAGCCTTTTTAACG GTTCTCACAGCTCTGGTAGTTTTTTGTTCTGGTCTGGACCCAAATGG GGACCATGTCTGCAGTAGAACAGATCGGGAATCTTACCTACAGTCCACTGGGAATGG GTACACTATTGCATACAGGGACAAGATAACACATGTTTGTTGTTCCGGTTGGAAGACAGGCAACAATGAAGACTGTAACATTG ACATCAACGAGTGTTTCTTGGACTTGGACAGATGTGATGACAACTGCATCAACACAGACGGCTCTTACAGATGCTCGTGTTCCCGCAGCGGCTACGAACTTGACATTGATGGATTTTCTTGTAGAGAGGTCACTTCCG ATAACTGGCAGTTGACAGTTGGACTGGGCATTGGCATTCCAGGCGTAGGGATCATTATCTTTGTATGCCTTTGCTTATGGTGCTGTGGTTGCTGTTGTTAA